One window of Aspergillus oryzae RIB40 DNA, chromosome 3 genomic DNA carries:
- a CDS encoding SAP domain-containing protein (predicted protein) → MATDYSKKTNAELVEILKSRSLPHTGKKAEMVARLQEDDNNKAQTAAPAAKADNAEDVIDWEDDDVPAADAAAAKPSTEAGAAAIAAGGQGAVSNPTEVPNQQQDTNPATTDDLTVESNGDAAPTAQGGTEAAPAEAAETTEAAPAEEKPAPDYSIGLSVTDMEEELKKRKARAEKFGITEDSKTAIEEAERKLERAKRFGTAPEEPATTGVSKLDQALPSEKTRKRGRGENDQGKRGGKRRDFGGRNRNQTQTQTQNQSQNRRRGQGNRNQGQNQRSNEKPASSGLSEKDKLALEARKKRFGTAA, encoded by the coding sequence ATGGCCACCGACTacagcaagaagaccaaTGCCGAGCTAGTGGAGATTCTGAAGTCTCGCTCCTTGCCTCACACTGGCAAGAAGGCGGAGATGGTTGCCCGCCTCCAGGAGGATGACAACAACAAGGCTCAGACTGCAGCGCCGGCCGCAAAAGCCGATAACGCAGAGGATGTGATTGActgggaggatgacgatgtccctgctgcagatgctgcCGCAGCGAAGCCATCGACCGAGGCTGGTGCCGCCGCGATCGCTGCTGGCGGCCAGGGCGCTGTATCTAACCCGACTGAAGTTCCGAACCAGCAGCAAGACACCAATCCCGCTACCACAGACGATCTTACGGTAGAATCCAATGGGGATGCTGCCCCCACTGCACAAGGGGGAACGGAAGCAGCACCTGCCGAGGCCGCTGAGACGACTGAGGCAGCTCCAGCTGAGGAGAAGCCGGCGCCGGACTACTCCATTGGCCTTTCCGTTACGgacatggaggaggaattgaagaagcgTAAGGCTCGCGCCGAGAAATTTGGCATTACTGAAGATTCGAAGACCGCTATCGAAGAAGCGGAGAGAAAACTTGAGAGGGCTAAACGGTTTGGTACTGCTCCCGAGGAACCGGCTACAACCGGCGTTAGCAAATTGGACCAGGCACTTCCCAGCGAGAAGACCCGTAAGAGGGGTCGCGGCGAGAATGATCAAGGCAAGCGGGGAGGCAAAAGACGGGATTTCGGTGGGAGGAACAGGAATCAGACTCAGACTCAAACTCAGAACCAGAGTCAGAACCGGCGACGGGGCCAGGGTAACCGTAACCAAGGTCAAAACCAACGCAGCAATGAGAAGCCTGCCAGCAGCGGCTTGAGTGAGAAGGATAAGCTTGCTTTGGAGGCTAGGAAGAAGCGATTTGGGACTGCTGCGTGA
- a CDS encoding histone H4 (histone H4): protein MSGRGKGGKGLGKGGAKRHRKILRDNIQGITKPAIRRLARRGGVKRISAMIYEETRGVLKSFLESVIRDAVTYTEHAKRKTVTSLDVVYALKRQGRTLYGFGG from the exons ATGTCTGGAC GTGGCAAAGGTGGTAAGGGCCTCGGAAAGGGTGGCGCCAAGCGTCACCGCAAGATCTTGCGTGACAACATCCAGGGTATCACCAAGCCCGCCATCCGTCGTCTCGCTCGCCGTGGTGGTGTCAAGCGTATCTCCGCCATGATCTACGAGGAGACTCGTGGTGTTCTCAAGTCCTTCCTTGAGTCCGTCATTCGTGATGCCGTTACCTACACCGAGCACGCCAAGCGTAAGACCGTCACCTCGCTGGACGTGGTCTACGCCCTCAAGCGCCAGGGCCGTACCCTCTACGGTTTCGGTGGCTAA
- a CDS encoding putative mitochondrial carrier protein (predicted protein), with the protein MPEYAVSYNPELDTYSLYQRYEEPRPNKDWKTAALRGPALPALGNAAAGAVGAAISNVATYPLSLIIARLQTQNQRNPKKTAKTKAKGEGEETEGQDKDTEDSNEEEEEEYTGILDTARKIYAKEGLGNLYTGLAQDTIKTVADSFLFFLAYGFFRQRRINARYGPARKGGKQVVLPILDELAVGVLAGAFAKLFTTPLANIVARKQTSKISASTRDIAARIRAEKGIKGFWSGYSASLILTLNPSITFFLNEFLKYSLFPRDKRGKPSAATTFLLAAISKSAASSITYPISMAKTRAQVTGSSTAPSTDNGGKDDSDEGLSLIPPIISNVVSIARTEGIQALYAGLPAEVLKGFFSHGFTMLAKDAVYSIIVQSYYLLLIALRRYPTPDELIERARQQAEEWAEAAREGARDLAEKVKDTDASVLDHNAGNVAVEMSSSGPVPPTLDLPEGNETAELVGDYVEDEATEWRSLYHWFWEKESNNSMK; encoded by the exons ATGCCCGAGTACGCGGTGTCATATAACCCTGAGTTG GATACCTATTCCCTTTACCAGCGATACGAAGAACCCCGACCGAACAAAGACTGGAAAACAGCCGCCCTCCGTGgcccagctcttccagctcttgggAATGCAGCCGCTGGTGCCGTGGGAGCGGCTATATCGAATGTCGCTACGTACCCGCTAAGTCTTATCATTGCCCGACTGCAAACACAGAACCAACGCAACCCCAAAAAGACAGCGAAGACTAAGGCCAAgggtgaaggggaggagacggaAGGTCAGGACAAAGACACGGAAGACAgtaatgaagaggaggaggaagaatacACCGGCATTCTCGACACAGCACGCAAAATCTACGCCAAAGAAGGACTTGGAAACTTGTACACCGGTCTTGCTCAAGACACAATCAAAACCGTAGCCGACTCGttcctgttcttcctggCGTACGGATTCTTCAGACAGCGGAGGATTAACGCCCGGTATGGTCCCGCCCGGAAAGGCGGCAAGCAGGTCGTTCTACCTATATTGGACGAACTAGCTGTCGGTGTTTTAGCGGGCGCGTTTGCGAAACTGTTCACAACACCGTTGGCTAATATCGTGGCGCGGAAGCAGACCTCGAAGATTTCGGCCAGCACTAGAGATATTGCTGCTCGTATTCGAGCGGAGAAGGGGATCAAAGGTTTCTGGTCGGGGTACTCGGCTTCACTTATCCTTACGCTGAATCCGTCCATTACATTCTTCCTAAATGAGTTCTTAAAGTATAGCCTTTTCCCACGGGATAAGCGCGGAAAGCCATCCGCGGCTACTACCTTCCTGTTAGCTGCTATCAGCAAGTCGGCTGCGTCGTCAATCACGTATCCGATTTCTATGGCTAAGACTCGAGCGCAAGTCACCGGCTCGAGCACCGCCCCTTCAACTGATAATGGGGGAAAAGATGACTCCGACGAGGGACTGTCATTGATACCACCCATTATTTCTAATGTGGTTAGTATAGCCCGTACGGAAGGCATTCAAGCTCTCTACGCAGGCCTGCCAGCAGAAGTACTCaaaggcttcttctcccacgGGTTCACCATGCTCGCAAAGGACGCAGTATACTCCATCATTGTACAGAGCTACTATCTTCTCCTCATTGCTCTGCGACGATACCCTACACCAGATGAATTGATCGAACGAGCCCGCCAACAAGCTGAGGAATGGGCCGAAGCTGCCCGGGAAGGTGCTCGCGACCTCGCAGAGAAAGTCAAGGATACGGATGCCAGCGTCCTGGATCACAATGCGGGCAATGTAGCTGTCGAAATGAGCTCTAGCGGCCCCGTACCCCCAACGCTAGACCTGCCGGAGGGAAATGAGACGGCAGAGTTGGTGGGAGATtatgtggaagatgaagcgACTGAGTGGAGGAGCTTATACCATTGGttctgggagaaggagag TAATAATAGCATGAAGTAG
- a CDS encoding uncharacterized protein (predicted protein), giving the protein MASHKSESGRIPRLKDLASQSRNAPLPGNNASARVSNSSISLSSALRIARPTNIRNGANKWSSLSDTDSGHPVASSKPSRIPSTHDARSLLPPRAATHPLPSVARSTPSVLNTERGPSLRVNTETPPNSLAGGHRQPVRGKPRNVLRRKAPTIGQHSGNNKSITEGIKPEKLNVMIPDTTHLDQVMGGSFPLPRSQTESMKETVSPYTPQDTNVGRLPEEQPHNEPKELASLRTTINTQNLPPPTPIFASASSPSTRYSGSPGMWSRTSTPTSLSSYSPGIVQPAKAVPRIRQPSPSQTRLPVSLRQAQQTSQDHSGHLRTNKPPGSVPEPSATSSSKSRNHDSAAKGLTDDTSTVSGSLSSRKAIAKSCLPRKTQENTDTESASLSQENSQAVRSPEGTKAKGAQETEGNATHIPARPSREGTHRLQVEPSPVVRSNLSPDIVTSHKRRPSVESSFTSERIPLSSVQSASTSVDSLPSRSSSQVPSRLSPELSRNSPRASTRETKARQKPQTPTSPPKSRRFGLFTKTSKPELEAHSSEGSRTARRGPSAGTGHEGYGKYAQRGRRTSVTSSGSRTRSTSTVRSASRSVSSKGSMNSRPDMELDDFLLDRLEPVFINGGGVDGATLARTQSEQSSSGYSTSSVTSLSQKAATPKHYGYSTETLTSSTDTIGKLEKLGQESKPEKNVRAAPASTHQSKACNTERLEKPISSSNVDSVKPKPRATGSGQSRPDVRSSPSSLTLKTNGATSQSNKSPKKGLGLKWNFFQKSRDPKYAERETPLPPPHRVQATVSPAAVRRPIAHYALVDADSDTLENIIRNVEDSPPTEEESIDTPVEIPAALNVRKPSESILLPSPPKLNGEFRASTKVYFNKDQVPPSSQNLAESPEEQRTTRLASVGRIPRVVSRRDRQHRPALQSFSRPFSMADSPSIAAPVTTKQFDFSPPGLPTLEAQTGTYHGNPSSFAFDFTQPFGDPMSRSVLDFITGPYSSDQFLTFYPRKDSTTTITSSSGSESLAAVTAVIPEPESALNEDEVWGEYDDLIDHVLSPETARSLCPGDPEADEKFELAAMASRALQAELNGLSDRQAFPTAVENPAVALTPASPTSSTGSFHLRRSKIAPTLHSSLVLSSQPSFSDIIACYHHDGSVENLHGEDQHNLSTPSLSIKQQSSFLTSPSLNPSPSFETCRQRNTILFDIAERDREGPTAQTNIRSGSLMTSRWLSFGRVLFSPAHNHIKNGEEERILVVDGLGNDDWSFYCALTYPNAEVYKLNDAPTPTASKHPDAWQPPSNHHTIHHASLEDRFPFPKRYFTVTVLRFPAACSEHVQDNIISECKRVLRPGGYMEMSLLDLDMVNMGIRTRKAVRNLKERTYLTDSSISLKPSSDSIQRLLGRHGFDNLRRCMVRIPVAGVIVRSSASSSSTSSSNPSTLAVTATSSTALSHPSNSSIGAQAKAHSKTSSNDTDLSLGDLLSDPFPSPSNDESIRKIVARVGRWWYTRCYEIPVLANGDAGLSIWSDKKVLRECQKRGTGFRLLIAYAQKPSEKRRTASV; this is encoded by the coding sequence ATGGCGTCGCACAAGTCTGAGAGCGGTCGAATACCGCGATTAAAGGACCTTGCTTCCCAGTCGCGAAATGCACCATTGCCTGGTAACAATGCATCGGCGAGAGTCTCTAATTCCTCAATCTCGCTGTCATCAGCGCTGCGCATTGCAAGGCCCACAAACATTAGGAACGGGGCCAACAAGTGGTCATCTCTATCCGACACCGATTCAGGTCATCCTGTAGCATCATCGAAGCCTTCTAGAATACCGTCTACACACGATGCTCGCTCGTTGTTGCCTCCACGAGCAGCTACGCATCCGTTGCCGTCAGTAGCTCGTTCTACTCCAAGTGTGTTAAATACTGAGAGAGGACCATCGCTACGGGTGAACACTGAGACTCCTCCAAACTCACTGGCTGGTGGCCATCGACAGCCTGTCCGTGGTAAACCACGGAACGTTCTTCGGAGGAAGGCACCGACTATTGGGCAACACTCTGGGAATAACAAGTCAATCACCGAGGGTATAAAGCCAGAAAAACTAAACGTTATGATCCCAGATACTACCCATCTGGACCAAGTCATGGGCGGAAGTTTCCCACTCCCGCGGAGCCAAACCGAGTCGATGAAGGAAACAGTTTCGCCATACACACCTCAGGATACAAATGTGGGAAGATTACCTGAAGAGCAGCCTCACAATGAACCAAAGGAGCTTGCAAGTCTACGAACTACTATCAATACGCAAAATTtacctcctccaactcctaTATTTGCCTCGGCCAGTAGCCCGTCAACAAGATACTCTGGCTCCCCGGGTATGTGGAGTAGGACGTCCACACCCACATCCTTATCTTCATACTCCCCAGGAATTGTACAGCCGGCTAAGGCCGTGCCCCGTATTAGACAACCAAGCCCATCCCAAACCAGACTTCCTGTCTCGTTACGGCAGGCACAACAAACCTCACAAGATCATTCAGGCCATCTGAGAACTAACAAGCCCCCTGGTTCCGTCCCAGAGCCGAGCgcaacctcttcttctaaAAGCCGAAATCATGATTCTGCAGCGAAAGGACTGACAGACGATACGTCCACTGTTTCTGGCAGCCTTTCGTCTCGGAAAGCAATCGCCAAATCTTGTCTTCCGAGAAAGACACAAGAGAACACTGATACAGAGTCAGCCTCCTTAAGCCAAGAGAACTCGCAAGCCGTTCGATCACCTGAGGGTACTAAAGCAAAAGGGGCCCAGGAAACTGAAGGTAATGCTACGCACATACCAGCACGGCCAAGTAGAGAGGGAACACATCGGTTGCAGGTGGAGCCATCACCCGTTGTCCGAAGTAACTTGTCACCTGATATAGTGACAAGCCACAAAAGACGCCCATCAGTGGAAAGTTCATTCACTTCTGAGCGAATTCCGCTAAGCTCCGTTCAATCGGCGTCAACTTCAGTGGATTCACTACCTTCGAGGAGTTCTTCTCAAGTGCCTTCCCGTCTGTCACCTGAGCTTTCAAGAAACAGCCCCCGGGCCTCAACAAGAGAAACGAAGGCGCGGCAGAAGCCTCAGACACCAACAAGCCCACCCAAGAGTCGAAGATTTGGGCTGTTCACCAAAACATCCAAGCCTGAATTGGAAGCACATTCGTCTGAAGGAAGTCGCACAGCTCGAAGAGGTCCGTCTGCGGGAACAGGGCACGAAGGATACGGCAAGTACGCACAACGAGGTCGAAGGACAAGCGTCACCAGTAGCGGGTCTAGGACAAGATCAACTAGCACAGTGAGAAGTGCATCTAGATCTGTTTCTAGTAAAGGAAGCATGAACAGCCGTCCAGATATGGAACTAGATGACTTCTTGCTTGATCGTCTCGAGCCTGTCTTTATCAATGGTGGAGGTGTTGACGGTGCGACATTGGCTCGAACACAGAGTGAGCAAAGCTCAAGTGGTTATAGTACAAGCTCTGTAACGAGCCTATCCCAGAAGGCCGCAACCCCAAAGCACTACGGCTACTCCACCGAGACATTGACGTCTTCGACAGATACCATTGGCAAGCTCGAAAAGCTCGGTCAGGAAAGTAAGCCAGAAAAGAATGTGCGGGCAGCCCCCGCATCTACTCACCAGTCAAAGGCTTGCAATACTGAAAGGCTGGAGAAGCCAATCTCAAGTTCGAATGTCGATTCTGTGAAACCAAAACCTCGTGCAACTGGCTCTGGGCAATCCCGCCCAGATGTTAGGAGTTCACCAagttctttgactttgaagaCAAACGGAGCGACGAGCCAGTCAAATAAGTCACCCAAGAAAGGATTAGGTCTCAAATGGAActttttccagaaaagcCGCGATCCGAAATATGCCGAGCGTGAAACTCCACTTCCACCTCCCCATCGTGTCCAAGCTACGGTATCGCCAGCAGCAGTTCGCCGGCCTATTGCACATTATGCTTTGGTTGATGCTGACTCTGATACCTTGGAAAATATTATACGGAATGTTGAGGATTCACCACcaaccgaggaagaaagtaTTGATACTCCGGTGGAGATCCCAGCGGCCTTAAATGTTAGGAAGCCCAGCGAATCTATTTTGCTGCCGTCACCTCCCAAGTTGAACGGTGAATTCAGGGCTTCTACGAAGGTCTACTTCAATAAGGATCAGGTGCCTCCCAGCTCCCAAAATCTAGCAGAATCCCCAGAAGAGCAGCGCACAACACGCCTCGCATCGGTCGGTCGGATTCCACGTGTAGTCTCGAGAAGGGACAGGCAGCACCGACCAGCTTTGCAATCCTTCTCGAGGCCATTCAGTATGGCCGATTCGCCTTCGATCGCAGCCCCCGTAACGACTAAGCAATTTGACTTCTCGCCGCCGGGCTTACCCACACTGGAGGCTCAAACAGGGACGTATCATGGGAATCCGTCAAGCTTTGCCTTTGATTTCACTCAACCATTCGGTGACCCTATGAGCCGTAGCGTTTTGGACTTTATCACTGGACCTTACTCCTCGGACCAATTCTTGACATTCTACCCCAGGAAGGATTCAACAACGACCATAACAAGTTCAAGTGGCTCCGAGAGCCTAGCAGCAGTCACGGCTGTTATCCCGGAGCCTGAGTCTGCTTTaaatgaagatgaagtgtgGGGAGAATATGATGACCTCATTGACCATGTTCTCTCTCCTGAAACTGCGAGGTCTCTTTGTCCAGGTGATCCGGAGGCGGATGAGAAGTTCGAACTGGCCGCTATGGCAAGTAGAGCTCTTCAAGCTGAACTCAACGGACTCTCCGATCGCCAGGCCTTTCCCACAGCTGTTGAGAACCCCGCTGTAGCACTCACCCCGGCATCTCCAACTTCAAGCACCGGGTCTTTCCACCTGAGGCGATCTAAGATTGCCCCAACTCTACACTCGTCACTTGTGCTTTCTAGCCAGCCCTCGTTTAGTGACATAATCGCCTGCTACCACCATGATGGAAGTGTAGAGAATCTGCATGGCGAGGACCAACATAATTTGTCGACTCCATCCCTGTCCATTAAGCAGCAGTCCAGCTTTCTCACATCGCCTTCTTTAAATCCTTCACCAAGTTTCGAAACCTGTCGGCAGCGAAATACAATTTTGTTCGATATTGCTGAGCGTGATCGGGAAGGGCCGACCGCGCAAACTAACATAAGATCGGGATCACTCATGACTAGTCGATGGTTGTCCTTCGGAAGGGTTCTATTCAGCCCCGCTCATAATCACATCAAAAacggagaggaagagcgGATCCTCGTAGTTGATGGGCTAGGAAACGATGACTGGTCGTTTTACTGTGCTTTGACATATCCTAATGCGGAGGTGTACAAGCTGAACGATGCACCGACTCCAACGGCATCCAAACATCCAGACGCCTGGCAGCCGCCATCCAATCACCATACTATCCACCATGCAAGCCTTGAGGATCGGTTCCCGTTTCCTAAACGATACTTCACAGTGACTGTTTTGCGCTTTCCCGCAGCATGCTCTGAACATGTTCAAGATAATATCATCTCAGAGTGCAAGCGTGTGCTGCGCCCTGGGGGCTACATGGAGATGAGTCTACTCGATCTCGACATGGTGAACATGGGAATTCGCACCCGAAAGGCTGTCAGAAATCTCAAGGAGAGGACCTACCTAACAGACTCCAGTATCAGCCTCAAGCCTTCAAGCGACAGCATACAACGCCTCCTGGGACGACACGGGTTCGACAACCTACGACGCTGTATGGTACGGATTCCAGTCGCAGGGGTGATCGTAAGATCAtcagcctcatcctcatccacatcatcctcgaATCCTTCCACATTAGCGGTGACAGCCACCTCCTCAACCGCACTGTCACACCCCTCCAACTCATCGATAGGCGCCCAGGCAAAAGCCCATAGCAAAACATCCTCCAACGACACCGACCTATCCCTCGGAGATCTCCTTTCAGACCCgttcccttccccttccaacGACGAATCAATCCGGAAAATCGTCGCCAGAGTCGGTCGTTGGTGGTACACAAGATGCTACGAGATACCCGTCCTGGCGAACGGTGACGCAGGCCTCAGCATCTGGTCCGATAAGAAAGTACTCCGCGAATGCCAGAAGCGAGGCACCGGGTTTCGCCTCTTGATCGCATATGCACAGAAGCCGAGCGAGAAACGCAGAACAGCAAGCGTTTAG
- a CDS encoding MFS transporter (synaptic vesicle transporter SVOP and related transporters (major facilitator superfamily)) translates to MTASDIENDANAKVRPPGVYRSKIPYFRMLIDQGAITQDVLHFDYPGSGTEEDPYVVSWIPNDSRNPQLFDFSRKLTITLIVAFSTMIVALTSSAYSGSVGSIVTSFDVSTEVATLGLSLFVLGFAVGPLLWAPISEVFGRQRPFFASFLAMAAFSAGCAGAQNIWSLVILRFFAGAFGSAPLTNAGGTISDMFTARQRGLALSLYAAAPFLGPALGPIIGGFLSMNAGWRWVEGLLAAAGGLVWIMMALAVPETYAPLLLRERAERLSHVTGKVYRSKVELDKGRVALSTLLRRSLSRPLVLLFTEPIVLLFALYIAIIYGTLYMFFAGFPIVYEQGRGWNPGVGGLAFLGIMIGMIIGIIFTLPANMHFIKIQDRLGGFAPPEARLLQCMVGAIAIPISQFWFAWTDYPSIHWIVSIIATAPFGFGVILIYLGVMNYLIDSYTIYAASVLAANTILRSIFGAVFPLITGYIYDGVGIHWGPSIPAFLSLLCTPAPFLFYRYGADIRKRCKYSAESFHYMQKLQENATDRANTETKQPAVQANENSTSETK, encoded by the coding sequence ATGACAGCCAGTGATATAGAAAATGATGCGAACGCAAAGGTCCGCCCCCCGGGCGTGTACCGAAGCAAGATCCCTTATTTCCGCATGCTCATCGATCAAGGTGCTATAACCCAGGATGTCCTCCACTTTGACTACCCCGGCTCAGGAACGGAGGAGGATCCATATGTCGTGTCCTGGATCCCAAACGACTCCCGCAATCCCCAGCTCTTCGATTTTAGCAGAAAACTGACCATCACACTGATCGTCGCGTTTTCAACAATGATTGTCGCCTTGACATCGTCGGCATACAGCGGCAGTGTTGGGAGTATTGTTACATCATTCGATGTCAGCACGGAGGTAGCGACCCTGGGACTATCACTGTTTGTCCTAGGGTTTGCAGTGGGTCCCTTACTGTGGGCGCCCATTAGTGAGGTCTTCGGACGCCAGAGACCTTTCTTTGCCAGCTTCCtagccatggctgcatttTCAGCTGGCTGTGCTGGCGCTCAGAATATCTGGTCACTAGTGATTCTGCGCTTCTTCGCAGGCGCTTTTGGCTCTGCACCGTTGACCAATGCTGGAGGCACAATATCTGATATGTTTACAGCCCGCCAGCGCGGTCTAGCGCTCAGTTTATACGCTGCTGCACCCTTCTTGGGGCCTGCCCTCGGTCCAATCATCGGTGGGTTCCTGAGTATGAACGCTGGCTGGAGATGGGTGGAGGGCCTTCTGGCCGCTGCTGGAGGACTCGTGTGGATCATGATGGCACTCGCAGTTCCGGAGACCTATGCACCTCTTTTACTACGGGAACGCGCTGAGCGCCTGTCCCACGTCACAGGCAAGGTCTACCGTAGCAAGGTTGAGCTCGACAAAGGCAGAGTGGCGCTTAGTACCTTGCTTAGAAGGTCCCTCTCCAGGCCATTGGTCCTACTTTTTACAGAGCCCattgtcctcctcttcgcccttTATATCGCCATCATCTACGGTACATTATACATGTTCTTCGCCGGATTTCCCATCGTATATGAGCAGGGTCGAGGCTGGAACCCCGGAGTTGGAGGCCTAGCCTTCCTCGGAATCATGATCGGCATGATAATAGgaatcatcttcactctTCCCGCCAACATGCACTTTATCAAGATCCAGGACCGGCTCGGCGGCTTCGCACCCCCAGAAGCCCGACTTCTCCAGTGCATGGTCGGGGCTATAGCCATCCCGATCAGCCAGTTCTGGTTCGCCTGGACGGACTACCCTTCCATCCACTGGATCGTGAGCATTATCGCCACAGCCCCATTCGGCTTCggcgtcatcctcatctatCTCGGTGTCATGAACTACCTGATCGACTCGTACACCATCTACGCAGCGTCTGTGCTGGCTGCCAACACTATCCTCCGATCTATATTCGGCGCCGTCTTCCCCCTTATTACGGGGTACATCTATGACGGCGTCGGTATCCACTGGGGACCATCTATTCCTGCATTCTTGTCGCTGCTGTGCACCCCCGCTCCGTTTTTGTTTTACCGCTATGGTGCCGATATCCGCAAGCGGTGCAAGTATTCCGCTGAATCGTTCCATTACATGCAAAAGTTGCAAGAGAATGCGACAGACAGGGCCAACACGGAGACGAAGCAACCAGCCGTGCAGGCGAATGAGAATTCAACTTCAGAAACGAAATAG
- a CDS encoding Ldh family oxidoreductase (malate/L-lactate dehydrogenases): MERIRQGVLDAKAHPVLNQITPVVAQVDGQNGFGFVAAHMGMARAIEMAREYGIGFVSVKHSNHFGMSAWIVQQALDAGMMSLVFTNSSPALPVWGGREKLMGVSPLACGAPAGKEKPFILDMAPSIAARGKIYKAARRGEKIPADWALDGEGRQTEDPNRALEGVMLPMGGPKGSALAVMMDVFSGVLSGSAFAGHVTGPYDPSKPADVGHFLVAIKPDLFMGLDDFKERMDYLYQRVVGSEKMAGVDRIYYPGEIEQITREERVKTGIPFVQAEIDSLNKEADKVGVEHLVVS; the protein is encoded by the coding sequence ATGGAACGGATCCGCCAGGGCGTGCTGGACGCCAAAGCCCATCCAGTCCTGAACCAGATCACGCCCGTTGTGGCACAAGTAGACGGACAGAACGGGTTCGGGTTCGTGGCGGCGCACATGGGGATGGCGCGGGCGATTGAGATGGCACGCGAGTACGGCATCGGGTTCGTGTCCGTTAAGCATTCGAATCATTTTGGTATGTCGGCGTGGATCGTGCAGCAGGCCTTGGATGCGGGGATGATGAGTCTTGTATTTACGAATTCGTCGCCTGCGTTGCCGGTTTGGGGTGGACGGGAGAAGTTAATGGGGGTCTCGCCTTTGGCGTGTGGGGCGCCGgctgggaaggagaagcctTTTATTTTGGATATGGCGCCTTCGATTGCGGCGCGGGGCAAGATTTATAAGGCTGCTCGGCGTGGGGAGAAGATTCCTGCGGATTGGGCGTTGGATGGCGAGGGGAGACAGACGGAGGATCCGAATCGGGCGTTGGAGGGCGTTATGTTGCCTATGGGGGGTCCGAAGGGGTCCGCGTTGGCGGTTATGATGGATGTGTTTTCGGGGGTTCTGTCGGGGTCGGCCTTTGCTGGGCATGTTACGGGCCCTTATGATCCGTCGAAGCCTGCAGATGTGGGCCATTTCTTGGTGGCTATTAAGCCGGATTTGTTTATGGGGCTGGATGACTTCAAGGAGCGTATGGATTATCTTTATCAGAGGGTGGTTGGATCGGAGAAAATGGCGGGTGTGGACCGGATTTACTATCCTGGGGAGATTGAACAGATTACGCGTGAGGAGAGAGTGAAGACGGGGATTCCTTTCGTTCAGGCTGAAATTGATTCTTTGAATAAGGAGGCGGATAAGGTTGGCGTGGAACATCTTGTCGTGTCATAG